The sequence TTTATCGGCTAAAAGCAGGTACTGCTGTCCAGTCGCGGAAGATGCTGCTGTTGAAATAATCGTATCTCAATATTCAATTGGTGAAATATTCAAACGGCGGAAATGGATGTCATTTCCGCCGTGTTTTTATATCCAAAATTCAACAAAATCCGGTTCCTGAATTCGGCTAATTGACAATTATCAATCCGAAATCATGGATAAATGCCAACCGAAAAGTATTGGATTTATGTGCAAAAAAATTTGCCTAACCACTGATCGGTGATGATAACAACCGTGCAGCAGTGGCTTTGGCATCCACCGCATTCCAGACGCCGGTTGCTGCCGTCGTTGCGGCAAATTCTGCAAAATCAGTTGCTTTTCTGCCCAATACTTTCTGGACATCGTTGGTGACAATCGAATTTTTGTCAACCAAAACTTCGGTGAACAGATATTCAACCAACCAGATATAATCTTCCGGCACATGGTTTTCCCTCAGCGCCGATGTGTATTCGTCCATCGAAATGGCGCTGAATTGGATGTTTCTGCCGGTTGCGGCTGCGATTTCCCGAGTAATTTGTTTGAACGTCAGTTGCCGGGGACCGGTCAGTTCGTAAATTTGCCCGGCATGTTGATCATCGAGCAGCGCAGCAACGGCAACATCGGCGATGTCATTTGTATCGACAAATGGAATCAACATATCGCCTTTTGGCAGTGCCACATGCCCGGCAATAATCGGGTCCAAAAAGAAGCTTTCGCTGAAATTCTGGAAGAACCAGCTTGCCCGGACAATCGTCCATTTTACGCCCGCATTCATGACGATTTGCTCACACAATTCCGCTTCTGTTTCCCCTTTTCCCGACAGCAAAACGATTTTCTGAATCCCGCTGTTAACTGCCAAGTCGGTAAACGCTGCGATTGCTTCTTTTGCGCCGGGAACAGCCAGGTCCGGCTGAAAGGTGATGTAAACCGCGTTCATCCCATTCAGCGCATCTGCCCATGTGGATGGATCGTTCCAGTCAAACGCTGGCGTTGCGTTTCGGGAACCGACCCGAACGCTGATGCCGCGATCGGTTAATCGCTCAACTACTTTTCTTCCCGTTTTTCCGGTGCCGCCGATGACCAATATTTTTGTATTTTCCATTAGAAATTCTCCTTTTGTATAAATGATTATTTTTCTGCGTGTCGCAAACACGCCATGATGAGTAATAAAAAAGATAGTGATGAACACAACGTTCGGATCATGTTCAGGGTGTTCCATTTATTTTCAAATCCCAGCCGGAAAGACGCCATTTGCTCCGCGCTCATCGATTCGATGACCAACGCTTCCAGCGTGTTGTTCAGCGGCACATTGCCGATAACGGTAACCGCCATAACGCCGGTCATGTATAAAATAGTTGCGGATAAAATGAGCCAGAATTCCACAGTAACCGGTGTGTCGTAATTCATGTAGGTGAGCAGCGGCAACAGTATCACCAGCCCCATAAAAAAAATGAAAAAGGCCGGATTCAGTATTGCCCGGTTCATCGATTGAAAGGCGCTTAAATAATTTGGATCGCTGATTTTTTTCAGTCCTGGCGTAACGGATATCGACCAGGCATAAAATAAGCCGGCCATTAGTCCCAGCGATAAAGTGCTAAGGATCAGAAGTATGGTTTTCACTGGTTTTGCCTCCATATTTAACGTTCAGGGCAAAACTAATGGCTTTTCAATCGATAAAATTGAACAAAACCGTCAAAATGATTTGAAAATAAATTGAAGTGGGGAGCGCCGTTCGATTGCGGCGCAAATTAAAGTTGGATGTGTTGCAAAAATTCTTTGGGGGTTTTTCCGGTATATCGTTTGAAGGAGCGGATAAAATGCGACTGATCGGCGAAGCCGTTATCGTAGCCGATTTCTGTTAAGTTCACATAATCCGCTTCGGTCATTTGCTCCATTGCGGAACGAAACTGAATGATTTTGGCAAATTGTTTGGGCGTTACGCCGATCTCTCTGAGAAAATGCCTTTCCAGCGTTCGTTCGGCAACGCATAGTTTATCGCGAAGTTCTTTGATGCTGATCGTCCCGCTCGATTTGAGGATGAGGTTGATCGCCAGTTTTATCCGGTAATCCGGATTGATCGATGCGTTTTTGAGCAACTCGTTAAAATACTCGGCGATCACTGCTTTCATGCTTTCCCAATCATCGAACTGCGCTAACTTATCCAACGTTTTTTGGGTGTTTACATTTTCCACTTGCCGGAGATCGTAACAATCGTCCATTAAAATTTGGGGATCAACGCCCAGTAAAATCCGCACCGCGAACGGATACAGCCGGATACAAAATAATTTGTAAGCACCTTTAACATCCAGCGTGATGGGCTCAACCGTTTGCCCGTATAAATAAAATTCCGACAACTTTTTCCCTCTGGGCATTTGGTAAAACGGATGGGTTGATTGCGAATACACAATTCCCGCAAAGCCATCGGCGTAAAACGGCAGCTTTTTTTCGGTGTGTAATTCGTCCGATTCCATTACAAAAATATCTTTTCCGAAAGGCTCGATATTTTTGTGCATTGTCAGTTGTTTCATAGCTTCCTCAATCCTAAAAAAATAAATGCCTCCGGTCATCAAATGCTAACCGAAGGCGTTGTTTCACATCTGATGTCCCGCTAAAATTAGCGGATCATAAACGATAATTTTTTGCTCGTCCAGTCGCCAACAGATTTGGGTTTGATCACTTCCGCGTTCCGCGATCCGCCCCACGCGAGATTGAGCAATTGGTCCATCGGTGATTTTGGTGCCGTCGGCACACTGCGGTAACCGCTTTGCGTCAGCGAAAAGAAATCGGTCGGCTGGGTTGTGGCGATCACTTTCAACACATTCAACCCTTGCGGTGGCGTAATGCGCATGTGATACGATTTGATATTTTCACCGGGCGGCATCGGGCTGTCCTGTGCGCCTTCCGCCGGGAATCGCAAATAAACCCCGCCATCCGTTGCCAAATCGAGCAAATAAACATGCACCGGTTGGGTCGATTTATTGGTGATGGTCAACTGAATAATGTTGCCCTCGTTCAATTCCATCAACCCTTCTTCGGTGGTTTCCAGCGCCAGCGGATTGATAATTTCCACGTCACCGAATGCGTCTTCCTCTGCTTTTTCCCAACGTTCAACCGTAAATTCGATGTTGAGCGATGATGCCTTGTTTTCCAGTTGCAGCACGTTCAATCGCCGGGCTTCTTTGGTGAGCACGTCCATCAGTTGATCGGTGGCGTCTGATGCTGCTGCATCAATTTTTTTCAGCGGAAACTGATCGGGACGTTCCAGCACCATCGAGCCGCCATCGAGAAAAACACGGATGTCGTATCGCTCGTTCGCTGCAACAGATTTGATCAAATCTTCGCGATTGCTGTGTTTTTCCACCGCGGATTTAACTTTGGTGTTGATCGCCGCATTTCCCGCCAGATCAAACAATACCGGCATTCGCAGATCGCCGTATTGATGGGCGATTTCGAACGCTGCGGCATTTTTGGGAATATCGCCGCTGCGTTCCAGCACTTTCGCTGCCGCCTGAAACGGCTTCAGAGCGGTGATCTCAATTTTGCCCAACAAATTGCTTTCCTGATCTGTGGAAGTGGTGCCGGGTTTGTAAACCGCATAAATCGAACCGACAGTTACGCCGTGCGCCTGACCGGCGTTGAGCACCACTTTTTCGGCGTTATTATCGCTGGTAATTTCCACAAATCGTTCAATTTTGCCCAAATTGCCAAACAATTGCGCGTCACGGCGCGAGCCTTCGATTTGGGGATTTTGGGTGGAAAATTCCGCGTTCACTTTGGTGTAAACATCATACATCATTGCACGATAGGTGATGTTCGGGTTGGTGCGGATCACCTCGTTGATCGCCGAGGTCATCGCGCCGTGCCCGTTGTGTTCGTAAGCATATTCTTTATCTTTACATGCGGAAACCAGCACGTAATTCAAATTTGGCGGCAGAAACCCGGTGCGTCCGTCGTTAGCGTTGGCATTCGGAACAGCGCGTTCTTCGCCGATGGACGGCGCCAAACGCGGCACTGCGGTTGCCGGAGTGGCATCTTCGCCGCGAAAGCCGGAGCCGGAACTGCAGCAATCGAGGATGATGGTCACATTGTCACTTTTTTGGGTGAGTTGGGTGAGCAATTGCTCCAGTTCGTCGTCGCGAATATCGCTGACTTTGCCGGCGGGATCGCGGCTGTCGTGCGTGACCAGTGTTTCGTCCATGCCGTCGGATTCGTCGCTGTTATCATCCGTCGTTCGCGAACCGTGACCGCTAAAATAGAATAAAATCTGGCTGTCTTTTGTGGCATTTTTGATCAGGAATTCCTCAAATTGCCCCAAAATATTGGCTTTTGTGGCGTCTTCGTCCAACAACATTTTGATATTCGAAGGCTGGTAACCGAACACATCTTTGATCAGATTTTCCATCATCAGCGCATCGTTTACACAGCCTTTCAACTGGAATTTCGCCGGTAAATTCGGATATTTGTTGATGCCAACGATCAGTGCAAAATTGTTGTTGCTATTCCCCGGCGCAGCTGATTCGGTGTTCGATACCGTTGTTGTTGCAGCGGCGGGTGCAGCAGTTGAGGCATCCTTCTTTTCGGACGCACTGTTGCCACAGCTCAACAGCGAAAGCATCAAAATAAATATAAACAATGGCTTAAATGGATTCATTTGCGGCTCCTGAGTAATTGTTAATTCCGGTTACTTGCCCACTTTTACGATACGCATGGTGGTTTCCCAATCCTGCTGATTGACCAGCCGGTAATCGCCCCGGGAAACGCCCTGCATCGCCTGACCGAACAATTGACTGAGCGGATCGGCGGGCACTTCGTCCACGCTTTTGATGGCTTCGCTGGCCAGCATGTGAAAATCAACCGGTGTTTTGGTGGCGAATACTTTGTACACATCAGTGCTGGCATTTTTGCCATCGGGCACTTTGGCGCGGAGCATCACGTTTATTTCACGACCCTTTTCCAACCGTTCGTTGCTGCCGCGTTCGTATGGGAAAACCACGTTCACGGTGCCGTCGTTGGAGAGCACTGCGAGATAAATATACAGCGGCTTGTCTGAGGAGTTGGTGATTTTCGCGGTGACGATTTCGCCGCTGCGAACATCCGCATCCGATTGATCGATGTTCGCGAAAACGTTGCGGGAATTGCCTTCTTCGCCGGTCAAAATTTCCAGTTTGATGCGGTTCTGCGATGCCGGATTATCAATCGACAGTGTGTTGAACCACTTTGCCCATTGGCTCATGCGCGTTTCCATTTTCGGCAGATTTTCGGCGGTCGCCGGAAGGGGCGGGGAGAGTTCGCTGCCGTCACCGGAAATCCAGTGGATGTTGCCGTCTTTTTCTTCCAGCAAAATATGGTAGCCGTTTTCGGAATCGAGTGCTTTCAGATAGGATTGATTCGCGAGCTTTGTTTTCAACTGTTGCAACACCGGCGAACTGCCCGCATTTTTGAAATACACCCGCAGCGCCAGATTGGGATAATTTTGCTCTGTGACGATCGCGCGGGAATTATCCGCGATTTTTGCGCCGGAAATGCGCTCGCCTTCGGCGTAATAGCCTTCCACTTTTTTGAGTTTGAATGTGGCGGTGGCGGTACTCAAATCGTCAAAATTTTTGGTGCCGGGAGGGAAAACCGCAACCGTGCTGCCAACCGTCAATCCGGAAAGTTGTCCGGCATCCAGTCGTACGCCTTTGCTGCCCACCGGTTGCGCCAAAATGTAGCTTTGGGCGACACTTGATCCGTCGTTGAACACAAAATTATCGAGTGTGGTGCCTTCAATTTGCGGTTCCTGATTGGGGAAGTAGAGCTGCACACTGCCGCGAACTTTGTCCATTACATCGCGATAAGTGACACCCTCCGGTGAGTTACGAATGGCGTCGGTCAAGAAATGAGTGAGTGCGCCCTGTTCCTGTCCGCTGGATTTCAAATATTCAAAAGCGGTTTGTTTGGCGAGACATGCGGAAATCAGCACATAATTTACGTTCGCCGGACGCAGGTCATTTTTGCCTTCCGGCATGCCGCGAGTGGCCGCGCTTGCCGGTTGTGCCGGCGGCGTGCGCAAATCCGCTTCCACATATCGCGAATTCCCCGAGCCGCGCGAAATGGTGCCGGAGTGGCAGCTATCAAAAATATAGCTGACGTTTTTGCATTTTGCGGAAAGCCCCATCAACAATTCATTGAGCTGATCATCGCTGATGTCAAAGGTTGTCCCTTCGGGATCGCGGCTGTCATAAGGCACGATGGTTTCGTCCCAACCGTCCGGCTCGTCGCCGTTTTCTTCATCTTTCATCATTGAGCCATGTCCGCTGTAATGAAAAACGATGATGTCGTCACGCTGCGCCTGATCGATCAGATGGGTTTTGAACGCATCGATAATGCCCTGATGGGTTGCCCGTTCATTGGTCAAAATGCGGATGTTGCTCTGCGGAAACTGGAATTTGCTGACCAGCAGATTTTCCATATCTTTCACATCATTCACGCAGCCGGAAAGTGATGACACGCGATCGGGATATTTGTAATTATCGATGCCCACCAGCAGCGCAAATTTCTGCGGTTCGCGGGTCGGTTCGGGATAATCATGCTGAATCGGCTCGATATTGCCGGTATCCGGCGTGCTGTTTTGCGGCGGCGGCGCATCTTTGGAACATGCAACCAGCAGCAGCGAAACCGTAATTATTGAGAACATTAATCGCTGATGGATCTTCATAATTTATCCTTTTTGGGGAGGTGGAAATCAGTTTTGCCGGAAAGGCGCAAAGTCCGCAAAGTCGAACCAAATCAATCTAACTTTGCGTTTTTTGCGCCTTTGCGGCGATTGTTCAAAAATTTCAATTGGCGTTATTGGCGATGATGACACCGACAAACACACCGGCGGTAAAACCGAGCGGATATGATAAGCTGCGAAATAATTTGGTATACCACGGGTCAGATAAAATTTCCGATTTGGTTTTATACAGATCGCCGCGTTCGCGAAGCGCATCATTCATTTCTTCCAAAACGGCAATTTTTTGATCTTTGATGCCCAGCGCCGTTTCCATTTCGCCGATGAGCTGGTTGTTCAATTCCGCCTGTTTGCGGTAACCGCTGAGGGTTTGCTCCAGCGCCGGAACCAGCCGGATTTTCTGGGCGTAATCGTTAATCCATTTTCCGGTGAGCAAAAATCCCGCCGTGCCGTTGCCATCGGAAACGCGATAGGTTTGATCCGCCCGCAGCAAGAAATCAACCCGTAAAATGGTCGGTGTTGGCACTTCGTCCAAACCGCGCGAGAGCGGTTCGTCCATCGGCAGCGAATCCAGCGAGCCACGGGATGTTGAATCGCTGAGCAATTTACGCAACTGTTCATCGTTGCGACGCAACTGCTCTTTTAACCGCGAATCGATATCGCGAGTGGTCGGCAGATCAGTTCCCTGGGCCACCGCCAAGTTGCCCCAACACACCACGACCAGAATCCAGACTGTCCAGCGTGCCGCGCGTGAAATTTGCCAAAAAGTCGATATCGCTATCGATATTGGGAATAGATTCTTTGATTTCATCCAGATTGCCCTCGCCTTCGTTAATTAATTCCTGAACACCTGTGAGCTTGTTTTTCAATTCTGCAATCTTTTGCAGGCTCATTTTTTCCCGTTTGGTGATGTCCTCGTATTGCTGGCTCAACATTTCGATCTGCTTTTCTTTCTGATCGATCATTGCCTGCAACTCTTTGAGCATTCGCGCTTTATCGCTAAAAAAGCTCTGGTAAACCGAGTTCCCGACAGCCAAAACAGCTACTATTGTGATAATTTTTCCGATCGTCGTTTGCAAAAATCCAGACATGTGTTCTCCTCCGGCATATTAAAATGTTATGTGAAAAACCAAAAAATGCGGTGCGGCAAGTCAATTGCAATTAATCGTCTTCCATTACCAAACGATATTGCAACGGTATGTATTTTTTGAGTTTAGCCCATGTCCATGGACGTTTGACGACTTTCCCTTTTCCGCCGCTGGCTTCGTAAACCACCGGCAAACCTTCGGCGTTGTATTCTGCAAATAAAATAATATGATCCCCGGCTTTGTTGAACACATCGCCCGGTTTCATATCCGTGAACCAATTGTATTTCGGTTTTGCGGCGATCGCCCGGATGGTGCTGGTGCCGTATTTCTGCGGCTGATTCCAGCAGTAGCTCACAAAACCGGAACAATCCAGACCGGTGGTGCAGGAGGTGACGCCGTGTTTGCTGTGCGATCCGGCAGCCTGACCTTCGGCAATTTTGCGATCAAATTGTTCCGGGTGATCGAATCCGCCCCAATCGTATGGAATGCCGGTAACATTTTCACCGGCTTTGAAATCGGACGCATACGGTTTGCTCTGCGGACAACTGGCAACTGTGTTTTTTTGCTGGCATGTCCAGTTGTGAAAAGCCGCGGCTTTGGCGCGCTCGATCATTTCTGCGCGGGTGATCGGTTTCAGTTTTGCCGCCGACTGATCGTTTTGTGCTAGCGTGGTTAAACCGATAGCAATCAATAAGATAAGCAAATAATATCGCTGTTGGATTCGCATGGCAATTCCTGTTTGTTGGGTGATTTTCGATGAAATTACGGCTGCTTAACATCCCACACTTGGATGCGCAATGTTTCCGTTCCCGGCGACATTTGATACAATTTGCCGTTGCTCAACCGGAATTCGTCATCCGGGAAAACGTGGTGAACTTCATCCAGTCCGGCGATATTCGCGGTCCATTTGCCGGATGCATCGTAGATTCGCATAAAGCGATGGACAGTAATCGGCACATTTCCGGAGGTCGTTTCCAGCAACACAAAGGTTTGCTCGCCCATCGTCCCGATCAACTGAACGGAGATCAGAAACAGCGAATCATTTTCGAAAGTCACCGTAATTGGCGATTTACCATCCGGCGAAACCGTGCCGCTGTTGCGGTCATTCAATTTGGCGTTGCGATGTTTTTCGAATCGGGCAATCTGTTGGGCGTCAGTCGTTTGCGCCGGATCTGCGCTGCCGCTCACGATATAATAATCTTCCGTGCCGCGCCGCTCGATCAAAATGTCACCCGGTGCATCCAGCAATTGCAGTCGTGTTGGGGCAAAATCCATTGTTTTCTCACTGGTAAAAGCGCCGTTCGCATCGTAAAACACAATCCGGGATTGCAGCGGATCGGTGATCACAAAACCGCCGTCGGGTGATACGTCAAAACTGGTGGGTCCGTCCGGCAGCTCGTCTTCGTATCCGGGCGTTACAGCCAATGCGCCGGGATTTTCCGATAGCATCGTTTCTGCGTTGGGGGCGTCCACATTTTGCAGCGGAATTTCGATAACTTTAGCAACGTCAATGGCGGTAGCCGGTGGCGTTTTGCCGGGATCGCAGCCCATAATATTCACCAAAATGACCAGCATAAATGATGAAATAATTTTATTCATAAAAAAATCCTCAGCATTGGGATGAGCGGTTTCCGCTGAATGTTATCAATTCCGTTTGATAATCCTAATCAAATTTTGCGGTAGTAATTCGTTGAACCACAGAGATTTACAGCTTGTTTGAAAAGTAAAATTTACTGTTTTTGAATCCAGTTAACGACAATCGAGAGATGGAAATATGCAGTTGTTATTTGTTGACCTAAAATTAACGAAAAGAAACAATATATCAAATAGTATGGCAGACAATTTAGAAAATAACTAAGTCACGGGATGTTGGTAACATACTTCGATAGCAACGTTTTGAATTGCTGGTTATTGTGCAACGGTTTCCAACTGGGTTCGATCAATAATTTGTTCACTGAAAGGCGGGAGGGATTCTCCAGTAAAATAGAAATCAGCCGGGTAGCCATTACAAAATTCCCTGTTTTTACGTTAATCCATGCCAGAATTTCCAAAATCAGCGCGCCGGTGATTGCATCCGTTTCGATCGGCAACAGGGCAACGGCTTTGTCGCCTGCCTGAATTGCGGCAGCTTTTTCGCCCAATCCCGCAAATGCAAGTCCCAATCCGGCTTGAAAAACAGCGGATTCCGGAAACTGTTCAGCGTAAAATGCGAATCGGGTTTTGGCGGTGTCGTAATTTGCGATTGCCATTGCCGGTTGTTTCATGAGCGAATAGGTTTCGGCTTTATCGAGATAATAAAACAGGGAATCGTATTGGATTGACAAATGTTGCAGCGCCGTTTGGTAATTGCCGTCAATTTTTTCGAGATATGTCCACAAATTGACCAGCTTTACCGGAGCAACAAATTCGGCTGCCTGCTCCACAACCAGCCGTGCCATTTGGGTGTTACCATCGCGACTGACACACAGCTCAACTTTGCCGGAATATGCTTTGTCGATGTCCGGTTCCAGCGCAATTGCGCGATTTAGGTAGCGTTCAGCATCGTTGTAACGGCGCATCAGGTTGAGCGTATTTCCCAAATCAAACATGATGTCATAGTTGCGCGGATTGAGGGTTGCGGCGCTTTCGAGCTGCTTTACGGCATTTTCCCATTCGCCCTGCCGGCGATAAATATAGCCCGTCGCTGCGATCGCCTCAACGTTGTTGGGATAGCGTTTTTGCACCGTTTCAAATTCGCGGAGTGCTTTTTTGTAATCGCGACTGCCCCAATAATAATAAAATCCCTGCGCGAGATGTGTTTCCGCCAGATCGGGCGCCATTTTCGCGGCTTTTTCCACCGATTGTTTGGCCTGCTCGATGTATTCGGTTTTGCCAAAATTCCACGCCAGCCACATTTGCTCTTTGGCGAGCGCGGCAATTGCGACCGCAAAATCCGGATCGGCGGCAATTGCTTTTTCGAACATTTCCACCGCGTTTTGGGCTTCGCTCAACAGCGCATCGCGAGCCGCGAAATCGTTGCCGCGTAAATAAAAATCGTATGCTTCCAGATTGTCCGTTGCCTGCCGGGCAATCGCCTGGCGCTCCGGCGCGAGCAAGGTTATGTCCAGCGCTTTCGCCACATTTTCCGAGATGTCGGTTTGCAGTTGGAACACCTCAGCCATCTGCTCATCAAACGTTTCTGTCCAAATGAGTGTTTCATCCGAAACCCGGATGAGGTGCGGGGTGATCCGCACCCGTTCGACCGATTCACCGGTAGCTTCGCGCTGAACCGTGCCGTCGAGAATAAAATCTACCCCCAATTCTTCGCCGATTTGCCGGGTGGTTTTGCCGCTGTCGCGATATTTGTTAGCGCTTTGCCGGGAAATTACGCCGATTCCGGCGATGCTGGCCAGCCGGGTCGTGATTGCGTTGGTGATGCCCGCTGCAAAATAATCATTTTCCGGGCTGCCATAATTCTCGAACGGCATGACCGCCAGCATTTTTCGTTGAATAGGATCGCGCGGCGTCGGTTTTAGCCAAAACACGATAATAAAAATCGCAAAGAAAATCACCCCCAACAGCGCAGCCGCAAAAATGATGTGGCGTTTCGGTTTTGGCGATTGACCAGCTAAAACCGGGATTTCAGCGTCGATTTCAGGGGTAGGGGAGATCGTTTTTTCTGTGGTGCAGTCGAGCTCGGCTACCAGATCTCTGGTGCTCGCATAGCGATCTTCGGGTGATTTTTCCAGACATTTGGAAATTGCCGACGCCAGGTTTTCCGGCACATCATCGCGATAATCAGTGAGCGATGGCACCGGTTCGGACAAAATCGAATACATCAGCGCCTGGGCGTATTCATCGCGGAATGGCAGCTCGCCGGTGAGCATTTCGAACATCACCACGCCCATCGCCCAAATATCCGCCCGGTGATCGACTTCCGCACTTTGTATCTGCTCCGGCGACATATACGCCAGCGTGCCGAGGATGCTGCCAGCTTGCGTAATTTCGTTGCTTCCGGGAATTTTTGCCAATCCGAAATCGAGGATTTTCACCTGCCCTTCGCCGGTCAGCATGATGTTGGCGGATTTAATATCGCGATGAATTATATCTTTGGAATGCGCCGCATGCAAGCCGTCGGCAATTTGCCGGGAGATGTCGATCACCTGCTCAACCGGCAGTTGCGATTGGCTGATCAACGATTTCAGCTCCTGCCCGTCCACATATTCCATTACAATAAATATCTGCTGTTCAAATTCTTCGATGGTGTAAATGGTGGCAATATTGGCGTGATTTAACGCAGCAGCAGCTTTCGCTTCCCGTTTGAAACGTTCCCGCTGTTCATCGTCGGCTGCAACCGTTGTCGGTAAAAATTTGATGGCAACTTTCCGGTCCAGTTTTACATCCTCGGCAAGATACAGCACGCCCATGCCGCCCTGGCCCAGTTTTTGGACAATTTTATAATGTAAAATGGTTTTGCCGATCATCCCTAACACTCAAAATAATGCGCAGAAAAAGTCAATTTGTGATTATCCGATAGCTCCAAAAAATAACCAAATTGTTTGAGTTTAACAAAAAAATCTTAAAATCTGCTAAAAATGTGCTATCCAAATATTGCATCACTCTAAAATTATGGGTAAACTTGTGCATCAAAATCACTTACGCCAACATTTTCGCAGCGAAATTGCGAAATTTTGTTTCCCTGTTCAGCATCAATTTTTTTTCAACACGTATTTCACCGAAAAATTTGTTTTAAAATGATACAACCAGAGGTCAGCTATGTTAGGTTTAAAAAGGTTCGACATTAAATGTTTGATCAACATATTCATAGTGGTAACCCTAATTCAAGGCAGTGCGCTGTTGGCACAGGATGGTAGCGTTATTGCACATTTTTTGAACCGATCATCGAAAATTCTGGATTACTTTTGGGTGGATGAAAGCGGCAATGAAACCAAATATGGCTCAATAAATATCGGTGGATTTAT comes from Calditrichia bacterium and encodes:
- a CDS encoding NAD(P)H-binding protein, with amino-acid sequence MENTKILVIGGTGKTGRKVVERLTDRGISVRVGSRNATPAFDWNDPSTWADALNGMNAVYITFQPDLAVPGAKEAIAAFTDLAVNSGIQKIVLLSGKGETEAELCEQIVMNAGVKWTIVRASWFFQNFSESFFLDPIIAGHVALPKGDMLIPFVDTNDIADVAVAALLDDQHAGQIYELTGPRQLTFKQITREIAAATGRNIQFSAISMDEYTSALRENHVPEDYIWLVEYLFTEVLVDKNSIVTNDVQKVLGRKATDFAEFAATTAATGVWNAVDAKATAARLLSSPISG
- a CDS encoding DUF1772 domain-containing protein, whose product is MEAKPVKTILLILSTLSLGLMAGLFYAWSISVTPGLKKISDPNYLSAFQSMNRAILNPAFFIFFMGLVILLPLLTYMNYDTPVTVEFWLILSATILYMTGVMAVTVIGNVPLNNTLEALVIESMSAEQMASFRLGFENKWNTLNMIRTLCSSLSFLLLIMACLRHAEK
- a CDS encoding AraC family transcriptional regulator codes for the protein MKQLTMHKNIEPFGKDIFVMESDELHTEKKLPFYADGFAGIVYSQSTHPFYQMPRGKKLSEFYLYGQTVEPITLDVKGAYKLFCIRLYPFAVRILLGVDPQILMDDCYDLRQVENVNTQKTLDKLAQFDDWESMKAVIAEYFNELLKNASINPDYRIKLAINLILKSSGTISIKELRDKLCVAERTLERHFLREIGVTPKQFAKIIQFRSAMEQMTEADYVNLTEIGYDNGFADQSHFIRSFKRYTGKTPKEFLQHIQL
- a CDS encoding caspase family protein, which codes for MNPFKPLFIFILMLSLLSCGNSASEKKDASTAAPAAATTTVSNTESAAPGNSNNNFALIVGINKYPNLPAKFQLKGCVNDALMMENLIKDVFGYQPSNIKMLLDEDATKANILGQFEEFLIKNATKDSQILFYFSGHGSRTTDDNSDESDGMDETLVTHDSRDPAGKVSDIRDDELEQLLTQLTQKSDNVTIILDCCSSGSGFRGEDATPATAVPRLAPSIGEERAVPNANANDGRTGFLPPNLNYVLVSACKDKEYAYEHNGHGAMTSAINEVIRTNPNITYRAMMYDVYTKVNAEFSTQNPQIEGSRRDAQLFGNLGKIERFVEITSDNNAEKVVLNAGQAHGVTVGSIYAVYKPGTTSTDQESNLLGKIEITALKPFQAAAKVLERSGDIPKNAAAFEIAHQYGDLRMPVLFDLAGNAAINTKVKSAVEKHSNREDLIKSVAANERYDIRVFLDGGSMVLERPDQFPLKKIDAAASDATDQLMDVLTKEARRLNVLQLENKASSLNIEFTVERWEKAEEDAFGDVEIINPLALETTEEGLMELNEGNIIQLTITNKSTQPVHVYLLDLATDGGVYLRFPAEGAQDSPMPPGENIKSYHMRITPPQGLNVLKVIATTQPTDFFSLTQSGYRSVPTAPKSPMDQLLNLAWGGSRNAEVIKPKSVGDWTSKKLSFMIR
- a CDS encoding caspase family protein, which produces MKIHQRLMFSIITVSLLLVACSKDAPPPQNSTPDTGNIEPIQHDYPEPTREPQKFALLVGIDNYKYPDRVSSLSGCVNDVKDMENLLVSKFQFPQSNIRILTNERATHQGIIDAFKTHLIDQAQRDDIIVFHYSGHGSMMKDEENGDEPDGWDETIVPYDSRDPEGTTFDISDDQLNELLMGLSAKCKNVSYIFDSCHSGTISRGSGNSRYVEADLRTPPAQPASAATRGMPEGKNDLRPANVNYVLISACLAKQTAFEYLKSSGQEQGALTHFLTDAIRNSPEGVTYRDVMDKVRGSVQLYFPNQEPQIEGTTLDNFVFNDGSSVAQSYILAQPVGSKGVRLDAGQLSGLTVGSTVAVFPPGTKNFDDLSTATATFKLKKVEGYYAEGERISGAKIADNSRAIVTEQNYPNLALRVYFKNAGSSPVLQQLKTKLANQSYLKALDSENGYHILLEEKDGNIHWISGDGSELSPPLPATAENLPKMETRMSQWAKWFNTLSIDNPASQNRIKLEILTGEEGNSRNVFANIDQSDADVRSGEIVTAKITNSSDKPLYIYLAVLSNDGTVNVVFPYERGSNERLEKGREINVMLRAKVPDGKNASTDVYKVFATKTPVDFHMLASEAIKSVDEVPADPLSQLFGQAMQGVSRGDYRLVNQQDWETTMRIVKVGK
- a CDS encoding protein kinase gives rise to the protein MIGKTILHYKIVQKLGQGGMGVLYLAEDVKLDRKVAIKFLPTTVAADDEQRERFKREAKAAAALNHANIATIYTIEEFEQQIFIVMEYVDGQELKSLISQSQLPVEQVIDISRQIADGLHAAHSKDIIHRDIKSANIMLTGEGQVKILDFGLAKIPGSNEITQAGSILGTLAYMSPEQIQSAEVDHRADIWAMGVVMFEMLTGELPFRDEYAQALMYSILSEPVPSLTDYRDDVPENLASAISKCLEKSPEDRYASTRDLVAELDCTTEKTISPTPEIDAEIPVLAGQSPKPKRHIIFAAALLGVIFFAIFIIVFWLKPTPRDPIQRKMLAVMPFENYGSPENDYFAAGITNAITTRLASIAGIGVISRQSANKYRDSGKTTRQIGEELGVDFILDGTVQREATGESVERVRITPHLIRVSDETLIWTETFDEQMAEVFQLQTDISENVAKALDITLLAPERQAIARQATDNLEAYDFYLRGNDFAARDALLSEAQNAVEMFEKAIAADPDFAVAIAALAKEQMWLAWNFGKTEYIEQAKQSVEKAAKMAPDLAETHLAQGFYYYWGSRDYKKALREFETVQKRYPNNVEAIAATGYIYRRQGEWENAVKQLESAATLNPRNYDIMFDLGNTLNLMRRYNDAERYLNRAIALEPDIDKAYSGKVELCVSRDGNTQMARLVVEQAAEFVAPVKLVNLWTYLEKIDGNYQTALQHLSIQYDSLFYYLDKAETYSLMKQPAMAIANYDTAKTRFAFYAEQFPESAVFQAGLGLAFAGLGEKAAAIQAGDKAVALLPIETDAITGALILEILAWINVKTGNFVMATRLISILLENPSRLSVNKLLIEPSWKPLHNNQQFKTLLSKYVTNIP